One Phaseolus vulgaris cultivar G19833 chromosome 2, P. vulgaris v2.0, whole genome shotgun sequence DNA window includes the following coding sequences:
- the LOC137811739 gene encoding uncharacterized protein, with the protein MAEENMKQNSSVKAPNSELEASTTRPKNMSMEYAEVSLKEPTREALPSVNSPEFVFSFVSTALSAVIYELIYVLFLLLVFAVRLLTFSLTATSNWLLKTMEKLNGKGKGKGKGRESDVDRGETNNFLETSLSGKDEETTQSNSVINETNNPNQRENNKEDHRSETTNSVDCGEILESFNNTRGGKQDCSNLKVKSTTSKYSCNNRGLGSQVLKQAKISASEIVGSLNNESSNLQTLDSANIGNTYNGSVPIIGSFNNGENGTQNFDGFEYTTNTKSPD; encoded by the exons ATGGCAGAAGAAAACATGAAGCAGAATTCTTCAGTTAAG GCACCAAATTCCGAACTTGAAGCTTCAACAACCAGGCCCAAAAACATGTCCATGGAATATGCAG AAGTCTCCTTGAAGGAGCCAACTCGTGAAGCTTTGCCATCCGTCAATTCTCCTGAATTTGTGTTTTCCTTCGTTAGCACAGCTCTATCTGCTGTTATCTATGAGCTCATCTATGTGCTCTTTTTGCTGCTTGTATTCGCAGTTCGTCTTCTAACTTTTTCTCTAACTGCAACTTCCAATTGGCTGTTGAAAACCATGGAGAAATTAAACGGCAAGGGAAAGGGAAAGGGAAAGGGAAGAGAGAGCGATGTTGATCGTGGAGAAACCAACAACTTTCTGGAAACTAGTTTGAGTGGGAAGGATGAAGAGACAACACAATCAAACAGCGTGATCAATGAAACCAATAACCCTAACCAACGTGAAAACAACAAAGAGGATCACAGATCCGAAACTACCAATTCTGTTGACTGTGGTGAAATTCTTGAGTCATTTAACAACACTCGCGGCGGGAAACAAGATTGCAGTAATTTGAAGGTTAAGAGTACTACAAGTAAATATTCCTGTAACAACCGCGGCTTGGGCTCACAAGTTCTCAAGCAGGCAAAGATTTCGGCTTCTGAAATTGTTGGTTCCTTAAACAACGAGAGCTCAAACTTACAAACTTTGGACTCTGCAAATATTGGCAATACTTACAACGGCAGTGTTCCAATTATAGGTTCCTTCAACAATGGAGAGAACGGAACCCAAAACTTCGATGGTTTCGAATATACAACGAACACCAAAAGTCCTGATTAA